In the Leptolyngbya sp. CCY15150 genome, AATGATTCATAGTCTTCCTAGCAATCTGTCGATGATGTCTCGAACCTGCTGGCGCACTGCAGCGTCCAGAATTTGCATGGAGCGATTTTAACGTGGACGAAGGTTGACCATTGATTCATAAAGGATATCTTGGGTCACGGGATTCCAGCTTGCACCCCAAAGATCATCCTGATAACTGCCATTATCTAGCAATGTAACTTCACAATCGGAGTGCATGTCTCCACCCCCCGCCAAAATTTCTAGACGGATATCGACGACGGTTTTGATGTAAAACCGATGAGCCTCTAGCATAGCTTCCAATTGTTCTATTGTTGCAGGCTCATACAGGATGTGAATAATCAATAGTTTGGGATAGAAATGTTTGGGATAGAAGGGGATGAAACTTCAGTTTCCAGTACAGGAGAGTATAGATTGACGAATTCTAGCCTGCAACAGTGGGGAGATGTTTGAGGTCACTGACCTGAACTTGTGCAAAATC is a window encoding:
- a CDS encoding DUF5674 family protein, with translation MIIHILYEPATIEQLEAMLEAHRFYIKTVVDIRLEILAGGGDMHSDCEVTLLDNGSYQDDLWGASWNPVTQDILYESMVNLRPR